The sequence TTAGGCACTTAGTCCAATAAACTCTCTTGGGAGTTAGGTGTCTCCTTTGTCGGCGGCTATGGTGCCATCATGGGCTCGGTAGTATCTTGTTGCAATACCCTTGAACACGTTATATACTACCTTGTAATGTATATTTGTAACTCCATTGAGATGAATGCAATACACACAAAAATTCTCAATCTTACAATTGCcattttcttaaatttcatatcaatatcCTATCTTTTTTActgccaaaattttttttttgttaatctttACAGATCTTCAAAGTCAGATTCTTGTTACTTTTTAATAGGATTAATAGGGTACTAAACATTGCACCCCCAATTCTGTGCATGATTTAGCAGTGAcagattttgaaattgttgtgatTTCAAGCAAAATTTTATGGTTTCATCAGTTTAAATGAGACATACAAGGGAAGTGTATAGTACAGAATCTTTTAGCTTTATGTCTTGCTTCCACAATCTGGATTTGTCATGGGTAGGTTATTGGGTTGTGGTTGGACTGTTTACGGTGGTTTTTAGAGCATATTTTCTGTTATCACTTGTATAATATGGTGGTTATGGTCATAAATGTTTCAGAATGTGAAACGACAAATTTGTGTGCATTTTTATGGCTACTCTTAATGCAGAGTGTATATTGTAGATATGTTCCAATTAAGCTATGGAGCCTGTGGGGAAATTTTGCTTAAATTTGGACATGTTGGCTTAGGTGGTAAGACAATCACGATCTTGTGGTTCAATTGGTTGTGTGCAATGTGGTCATGGTATTTAAATTTGGATATAATGGTTATGAGACATATTGTCCATATCCCATTTCATTCATATACCTTATGGTCAGAACTCATAAGCATTATGGACTGGAGATCATATGCGATGGAAGTTGACAAAGAATGGGGATTTTGATATCCGTTCGTTTTACAATAAGTTAAGGAGCCCCTTACCCATtatttttccttggaaaggtgtttGGAAGGTTAAGCCTCCTCGGCGTGTTTCCTTCTTTGTGTGGACTGTTGTATGGGATAGGATCCTTACGGGAGACAATTTGAGGGGTAGAAGGATGGTTTTTGTTGATTGGTGTATCATGTGCTGTTGTAATGGGGAGACGGTGGATCATTTGTTACTTCATTGTGGTAAGGCTTATCAGTTGTGGAGTTTGgtgtttagatcttttgggatttcttAGGTCTTGCCAAGATCGGTTGCGGATACCCtatttggttggtggaattggcttGGAAAGCATGTGTCTAGCATTTGGAACTTAGTTCCTttatgcttgatgtggtgtctttggagggagcgAAACAGGAGGACGTTTGAGGACATGGAAAGTTCAGATGACTAGTTATTGGTCTCTTTCAGTGGCCTTCTGTTTGATTGGtttagggcttggggactcacctctagtgattccCTCCCTTTGTTCCTTAACTCTCTCCTGtggaatatatttttttttgagttgcaTATGGCGACTTAGGTGATTCTTGTGGCTTGAGTTGTTGTATGCAGTATGGGCATGCAGGGGGAATCCACTTGTTGGTAAGAGAAGCTCTTGAACCATGACAATTAACCCGTATATCCAGGACCCTTTACCGACTGATATTATGCTATTCAAATTGTAATAGGTGGAATTCTTTGATTCCACTATGTGTTCTTGCAAGATTGGTTTTTACTTTCgagttgaaaaaaattcaattgtggATGGGATGAAATTTGTTGTGCCTTTTAAAAGTGACAGCacctgggttttttttttttttttttcctaaacatTATTTCTTGGTTCAAACATTTAGTGATAATGTGAACGAGCACTCTTTTGACTGTGGCTGGACTTGTACTCAGTTGCCTGTAATGCATGCGCAGATCGTTGATGGAAACTAAATTAAAAACTGGAACAACGCTCATTGTTGACCGTTATTCGTACTCTGGGGTTGCTTTCTCCTCTGCCAAAGGACTTGACCTTGAATGGTGTAAGGTGAAGACATGATTCAGACAGTTCTTAAATGAAgtatatgttttttatgttgttATTGGGAAAGAGGTCTTCTTTTTGCAGGCACCAGAGATTGGGTTGCTATCTCCAGATCTGGTACTTTACCTTGACATACAACCAGAGGTAAGTTGAAACTAAAATAATGTTGATTATAATAATTAACGAAAGTAAAGATCAAAAGACTTCAGTCGTATTATCAGCAtgtgtttcttttttgataggataGCTTTCATTGCAAACAGACTACTCCATGTTTGATTTCATTTGTGCCATATTGTTCACATCAAACATAATGAGACTAAATTCCAAATGTCCAACTAATGCTTACCTACCCAATTTCTCCAATCAAACAAAAGATCAATGACCTTCTCCATAACACCCATTGGATCCGAAAAGATCAAAAGGCAAAGCTCTAGAAGTCAGACGCAACAGTATAGTATAAAAATGGGTGATCCACCATCTCCCCATTATACCTACACATACAGTACCACCCTGTTAGCGTATATCCATGCTATGAGATTATCATATGTTAGGATCTTCCCCCAAACCATGGTCCAGTATGTGTTTCTTTGAGTTCTATAGGAAGCTTGCTTTCTTCAAACATTTTTGAGGCATAAAACTGTTCTTCCTGAGACCCAGTTTACCTTGCGTTGAAAGATTTCAGCAAGTACATTTTATGTAACTTGTTTTTTAGACCTTTGCAATAAATTGTTTCATACATGCAGACAGATTCTAGGTTGTTGACACCACCTTACCCTTATGAAAACAAGTAATGAAGAAAGTGGGAGgggaaagaataaaaaaagatggATCATGTATCCTTTTATGCTGGGAATTCATGAACCAAAATAACTGATTCTAATGGTTCTGTGAAATTGGGTAACCATCCATTGAGCCactgataattttttcttacaGCAAGAGTTTTGTTTGGGGTGTGGGGTGAGTGGATGGAACCTAGGTTCTCCCTATGGGGAGAACTGGACAGTGCCACTAGTGGCACTTGGTGAGCCACTTGGTGAGCCACTTATAATTTGCTAAAGATTGATTTTGCATTTGTAAGATGTTGTAGGCAAGGGTGAGTGAATGTAACTAATAAATCATAGGTTTATATCAAGATAGCACTTAGTGTGCCTTAGCAATTATAGAGTATATTAGTTCTTTGAATGAAATAATAGAAATTGCATTAGGGTATAATACTGGTGGAGGATGAACCTGATATGCGCGCACACACAATGTACACATTGCACATACCATATCCTTCTAAAGtgcacatgcacacacacacccacacacggACTTATATACCTCTAGGACTGAGATGTCTTTTCAAATACTTCAGAAAGCTGCAGAGAGAGGAGGATATGGAGGTGAGAGATATGAGCAGCTCGAGTTTCAGAAGAAAGTTGCCAAATGCTATCAAGTCCTCCATGATGCCTCTTGGAAGGTAATTTTATGGTTCATGTGGTTCATGTGTATGCATGTATTGTGATTATTGTGTTTCATGTAGTGATATTTTGAATCAGAGAAGATGCATATTTGACTCTGGTTGTAATTCTATTTGGTGGGAGGCACCTAGGAGCCTGCCACTACTTAGGATAAAACTATTCTTCAGCAGCTATTTATGTTTTTCAGTATAGCTTCATATATTCTATTTCAGCTATTAAACTTTTAGCCATAAAACATTCCAGTTCTACTACACGATGGTAATGCAGCTAAGCAAGAGTTTGTTGTTGATTGATTTCAGTTTGCATTATCTTTATCcttcctttaatatattttttaaagaatgctaaaatatttttttttagatgatgAGTGGCTAGGCAAAATAATTCATTAGCAATAGGTTAACTTCACTTCCAAATTTTGGCCTGCATAAAGGGACCAAAATGACTTTGAGCTAAAGTGCCAACACAAAACCAGCAAGCACTGTGGCTTATTCatcctaatttgtttttatcctttttttttattaaaaaaaaaaaaatctgtcttctctctcttcccaaTGCACATCCAACACATATTCCCTCTTTCTATCTCGCTGAAGTCCcaaattttgtctttgtttcAACTCCGCTCTAAAATCCTCAAGGTGATGGCTGTGGATGaatttgggggtatttttggAGGAATTTGGTACTAGATGGCCGCTGTAGTGGTGGCTTCATTCACCAGAGGATCTTGATGGGAATTTGGGTATTTTTGTGATGGGTTTTGATGTGATGATGATAGTTGGAGGCTCTTGCAGAGTGTGTTTGAAAAGTGATTACCTAAAATAGAAATAGTGGGGCTAATGGTTAAATTTTCGCTAAACTTTGGACTAAtatgatgggaatgctctaataGCGCTTATTCCTTCTGAAGTTATGTTGTCTGTTGATTCTCATCAATTTTACTCTTGTAGTTTATCTTTATTGATGgacacaaaaatagtaaaaaggaaaaaggaagctAAGTTTAGGTAGTAAGAACAATATTCTGTTTTGAAGTTACGTTCTTTGGTTTCTTCTATTTTATGGtggagtttttctttttctttttcttttttcaaagaCCAGACTCATTAGACGGCCAATACTACCTGCCCATAGTGTCTGACCGTGGTCTATTCAGCTTTGTGTTAGTAAAGTTTAATTTTGGTGCATGGATTGCTTTGGATGTTTGAACTTGTATTCTTGATTGATTACAGATAATTGATGCCTGCCAACCAATAGAAGATATTGAGAAACAACTGCAAGAAATTGTATTGGATTGTGTCATGACATGCCAGAAAGGCAAACCCCTTTCCAATCTTTGGTCAGGTTAACTCTTGCAGCCtcttattgttatttatttccCTTCACTATGGAAAGGGATTATGCATTTGTATCTCTGCAAACTTGTCCAAGAATTTTTGAACACCTTTGTATGGG is a genomic window of Quercus lobata isolate SW786 chromosome 2, ValleyOak3.0 Primary Assembly, whole genome shotgun sequence containing:
- the LOC115975121 gene encoding thymidylate kinase-like isoform X2, coding for MAAKTHESVLSVSNSESKRGALIVLEGLDRSGKTSQSSKLFTYLEGLGHSAELWRFPDRSTNVGQMISMYLSNKSQLDDHTIHLLFSANRWEKRSLMETKLKTGTTLIVDRYSYSGVAFSSAKGLDLEWCKAPEIGLLSPDLVLYLDIQPEKAAERGGYGGERYEQLEFQKKVAKCYQVLHDASWKIIDACQPIEDIEKQLQEIVLDCVMTCQKGKPLSNLWSG